A stretch of Pseudophryne corroboree isolate aPseCor3 chromosome 9, aPseCor3.hap2, whole genome shotgun sequence DNA encodes these proteins:
- the LOC134956766 gene encoding uncharacterized protein LOC134956766 isoform X1 has protein sequence MLRTDNSQMTMAESTGEEAIEQLSQTALPSQPAAREQLIHKGTEFIESTPVASGTSSQISEEQGQADRPTTPFDNLADVARSMDGKQEIHRRKMEGSMVFLAQCVDRLADNLEEDTRERRARDARNETQHSQIIDGINNINANLHQINVLLTQSASASIAMSTSLAVIAEEFQRSHVSISDFPSPFLAPTPQQTFAGRPTPSSSTVTQPTEHTAPTLRRRILDDPTSIVPSGDQL, from the exons ATGCTCAGGACGGACAACTCTCAAATGACCATGGCTGAATCAACTGGAGAAGAAGCAATAGAACAGCTATCCCAGACAGCACTCCCATCCCAACCTGCAGCTCGGGAACAACTAATTCACAAAG GAACTGAATTTATAGAGTCCACTCCAGTGGCATCAGGAACAAGTTCCCAAATTTCTGAAG AACAAGGCCAAGCAGACCGTCCTACCACTCCCTTTGACAACCTTGCTGATGTTGCCAGATCCATGGACGGCAAGCAAGAAATCCATAGGAGAAAAATGGAGGGGAGCATGGTTTTTCTGGCTCAGTGCGTGGACCGTTTGGCAGACAACCTTGAGGAGGATACTAGAGAGCGAAGAGCGCGTGATGCTAGAAATGAAACTCAGCACTCCCAAATTATTGATGGTATAAACAACATCAATGCTAATCTCCACCAAATTAATGTATTACTTACACAGTCTGCCTCTGCATCAATAGCCATGTCCACTAGTCTGGCAGTGATAGCTGAAGAATTTCAGAGGTCACATGTATCAATATCGGATTTCCCTAGTCCCTTTTTGGCCCCCACACCTCAACAGACATTTGCTGGCCGGCCCACACCCTCCTCCAGCACAGTGACACAACCTACCGAACACACAGCACCCACTTTGCGGAGAAGAATACTTGACGACCCAACCAGCATTGTTCCCTCTGGAG ATCAATTGTGA
- the LOC134956766 gene encoding uncharacterized protein LOC134956766 isoform X2, translating to MLRTDNSQMTMAESTGEEAIEQLSQTALPSQPAAREQLIHKGTEFIESTPVASGTSSQISEEQGQADRPTTPFDNLADVARSMDGKQEIHRRKMEGSMVFLAQCVDRLADNLEEDTRERRARDARNETQHSQIIDDQL from the exons ATGCTCAGGACGGACAACTCTCAAATGACCATGGCTGAATCAACTGGAGAAGAAGCAATAGAACAGCTATCCCAGACAGCACTCCCATCCCAACCTGCAGCTCGGGAACAACTAATTCACAAAG GAACTGAATTTATAGAGTCCACTCCAGTGGCATCAGGAACAAGTTCCCAAATTTCTGAAG AACAAGGCCAAGCAGACCGTCCTACCACTCCCTTTGACAACCTTGCTGATGTTGCCAGATCCATGGACGGCAAGCAAGAAATCCATAGGAGAAAAATGGAGGGGAGCATGGTTTTTCTGGCTCAGTGCGTGGACCGTTTGGCAGACAACCTTGAGGAGGATACTAGAGAGCGAAGAGCGCGTGATGCTAGAAATGAAACTCAGCACTCCCAAATTATTGATG ATCAATTGTGA